The Kroppenstedtia pulmonis genome has a segment encoding these proteins:
- the argB gene encoding acetylglutamate kinase, producing MKGQPVVIKIGGSVLDQLHPDFFQECVQLRQKGCHPVVVHGGGPSINRLQERLGMKPVFREGLRVTDDDDLELVEMVLAGRINKHLVTRLEQVGGEAVGVSGVDRNLIQVRKKSPALGWVGEVEKVNLSFLQVLIRQGWIPVVASIGVDRHGQHYNINADTVAGALARELKAEKMILVTDVPGIRTDTQKTDTVLSHVSVAQVENMVKTGAIHGGMVPKVMAAVSGLQASVQEVVILDGRSPGSLSLYSNKEGAGTRIGLKEEEGYDTVSYLST from the coding sequence ATGAAAGGACAACCGGTGGTGATTAAAATCGGTGGGAGTGTATTGGATCAACTTCATCCTGATTTTTTTCAGGAGTGTGTCCAACTCCGGCAAAAAGGCTGCCACCCGGTGGTTGTTCATGGAGGGGGCCCCTCGATTAATCGGTTACAGGAACGGTTGGGGATGAAGCCTGTCTTTCGGGAGGGCCTGCGAGTAACAGATGATGATGACTTGGAATTGGTGGAAATGGTATTGGCAGGACGGATCAACAAACATCTCGTTACCCGATTGGAACAGGTGGGAGGCGAGGCAGTGGGAGTCAGCGGGGTGGACCGGAATTTGATACAGGTCAGGAAAAAAAGTCCTGCCTTGGGATGGGTGGGAGAAGTGGAGAAGGTGAATCTCTCTTTTTTACAAGTGTTGATCCGGCAGGGTTGGATACCCGTCGTGGCTTCCATCGGCGTGGACCGTCACGGACAGCATTATAATATCAATGCTGATACAGTGGCCGGAGCATTGGCCCGGGAATTGAAGGCGGAAAAGATGATCCTGGTAACCGATGTGCCGGGAATCCGAACAGATACACAGAAAACAGACACCGTATTAAGTCATGTCTCCGTTGCTCAAGTGGAAAACATGGTGAAAACCGGGGCTATCCATGGGGGAATGGTTCCCAAGGTGATGGCGGCGGTGTCCGGTTTACAGGCTTCTGTTCAGGAAGTAGTGATCCTGGATGGCCGATCCCCCGGAAGCTTATCCCTTTACTCAAATAAAGAGGGAGCGGGTACTCGTATTGGGCTTAAGGAGGAGGAAGGGTATGACACTGTTTCCTACTTATCAACGTAA
- a CDS encoding acetylornithine transaminase: MTLFPTYQRNGIRPVKGEGAHIWDESGRKYLDFTSGLGVCNLGHGHPRIKEAVQTQLDRLWHISNLFEIPCQEEAAASLTKASGLGAVFFANSGAEANEAAIKLARRFGHLSRKVTKPEILTFHSSFHGRTLATLTATGQEKVKTDCGPYPDGFRSLPFNDMTAVKQATGEQTVAILLELIQGEGGIRPADPDFVRQLRKFCTEENILLMVDEVQTGLGRTGTLFAFQQYGIIPDVVTLAKGLGNGIPAGAMLGRSDLVPFLGAGSHASTFGGNPVAMSAVVAVMKEMMDTTILEQVKQKGEYLEDQLHRQLAGCPLVKEIRGRGMMLGLALTVSAADLVEKAKEKGLLVLVAGSQVLRLLPPLIVTPEQIDKAVEVLTQGLAELEEESDYERISGI; this comes from the coding sequence ATGACACTGTTTCCTACTTATCAACGTAATGGAATCCGGCCGGTCAAAGGGGAAGGGGCTCATATATGGGATGAATCCGGCAGGAAATATCTCGATTTTACTTCCGGTTTAGGGGTCTGTAATCTTGGACACGGACATCCCCGTATCAAGGAAGCTGTGCAAACTCAGTTGGATCGATTGTGGCACATTTCCAATCTGTTTGAGATTCCGTGTCAGGAGGAGGCGGCTGCCTCCTTGACAAAGGCAAGTGGATTAGGGGCCGTGTTTTTCGCCAACAGCGGGGCGGAGGCCAATGAAGCGGCAATTAAATTGGCTCGCCGTTTTGGTCATTTAAGCAGGAAGGTGACAAAGCCGGAAATCCTGACTTTTCATTCTTCATTTCACGGGCGTACCTTGGCAACATTGACCGCCACCGGACAAGAAAAGGTGAAGACGGATTGCGGCCCTTACCCGGATGGTTTTCGCTCCCTTCCCTTCAACGATATGACAGCCGTTAAACAGGCAACTGGAGAGCAGACGGTGGCGATTTTACTGGAGCTGATTCAAGGGGAGGGGGGAATTCGCCCGGCGGATCCCGATTTTGTCCGACAGTTACGGAAGTTTTGCACAGAGGAGAATATCCTGCTGATGGTGGATGAGGTACAAACCGGGTTGGGCAGAACGGGGACTCTGTTTGCCTTCCAACAGTACGGAATCATCCCTGATGTGGTGACATTGGCCAAGGGACTGGGAAACGGAATTCCTGCAGGGGCGATGTTGGGCCGATCTGACTTGGTGCCATTTTTGGGAGCCGGCAGTCATGCCAGCACCTTTGGGGGCAATCCCGTGGCGATGTCGGCGGTTGTGGCTGTTATGAAAGAGATGATGGATACCACTATTCTGGAACAAGTCAAACAGAAGGGAGAGTATCTGGAAGATCAACTGCACCGACAATTGGCAGGTTGTCCCCTTGTCAAGGAGATTCGGGGACGGGGGATGATGCTGGGACTGGCATTGACCGTCTCTGCAGCTGATTTGGTGGAAAAAGCGAAGGAAAAGGGTTTGCTGGTGCTGGTGGCGGGTTCCCAGGTTCTTCGGTTATTGCCTCCCTTGATTGTAACTCCGGAGCAGATCGACAAGGCGGTTGAAGTGCTGACTCAAGGGTTGGCTGAGTTGGAGGAGGAGTCGGATTATGAGCGCATATCTGGTATTTGA
- a CDS encoding carbamoyl phosphate synthase small subunit, with the protein MSAYLVFEDGEVFPGEWIGTPGTVGGEIVFHTAMTGCQEVMADPSCAGQILVFTYPLIGNCGVIPDSVPRCAGVVVSEVFEGSRSSLKQWLDQAGVPGICGMDTREVVKKVRRGGMIRGVIAASPSSKWKWENPLSPEWVHRVSVTRPVSYPSSSDSPHIVVVDLGHKKSIPDLLIHHPCRVTLVPFCWPPEKIMSLKPDGLLFSNGPGDPKAFISRLPDWVPLIRKFPTFGIGLGHQLLALALGGDTLRLPNGHRGNHHPVRNIRTGKVLITSQNHGYAVKEDSLDPSQWKVTYRHVQDGSVEGIAHRIYPVTSVQFHPDIYFEPEDTVEWLQPFWEMVCTGKKVEMYG; encoded by the coding sequence ATGAGCGCATATCTGGTATTTGAAGATGGAGAGGTGTTTCCGGGAGAGTGGATCGGCACACCTGGCACAGTAGGGGGTGAAATCGTATTTCATACTGCTATGACCGGTTGCCAAGAAGTGATGGCGGACCCCTCCTGTGCCGGACAAATCCTGGTCTTTACCTACCCCTTGATTGGGAATTGCGGGGTTATTCCTGATTCTGTTCCCAGGTGCGCCGGAGTTGTGGTAAGTGAAGTATTTGAAGGAAGCCGCTCCTCCCTGAAGCAATGGTTGGACCAAGCCGGGGTTCCGGGGATTTGTGGAATGGACACCAGGGAAGTTGTCAAAAAGGTGAGAAGAGGAGGGATGATCCGGGGAGTGATAGCTGCCTCTCCCAGTAGTAAGTGGAAATGGGAGAACCCTTTGTCACCGGAATGGGTCCATCGGGTTTCCGTCACCCGGCCTGTATCCTATCCCTCATCATCTGATTCTCCTCACATTGTGGTAGTGGATCTCGGTCACAAAAAATCGATTCCGGATCTGCTGATTCACCACCCATGCCGGGTTACCTTGGTGCCGTTTTGTTGGCCGCCGGAGAAGATCATGTCGCTGAAGCCTGACGGCCTTCTCTTTTCCAATGGTCCCGGTGATCCCAAAGCCTTCATTTCCCGGTTACCGGACTGGGTCCCCTTGATCAGGAAGTTCCCTACCTTTGGAATCGGTTTGGGGCATCAGCTTTTGGCCTTGGCTTTAGGGGGGGATACCCTGCGTCTTCCAAATGGACACAGGGGAAACCATCACCCTGTTCGGAATATACGGACGGGTAAAGTGTTGATCACCTCTCAAAATCATGGCTATGCCGTCAAAGAAGACTCCCTGGATCCCAGTCAGTGGAAGGTGACGTACCGCCATGTCCAAGATGGATCCGTCGAGGGGATTGCTCACCGGATATATCCGGTAACCTCCGTGCAATTTCATCCGGATATTTATTTTGAACCAGAGGATACCGTAGAGTGGTTGCAACCCTTTTGGGAAATGGTGTGTACCGGAAAGAAGGTGGAGATGTATGGATGA